In a single window of the Elaeis guineensis isolate ETL-2024a chromosome 6, EG11, whole genome shotgun sequence genome:
- the LOC105047782 gene encoding protein S40-2-like — MEEFQETDILWPDGEHDDDTVSEKQPSTREQHRRKQSAPVVIPMAGVGASRSWAPRCNYRDSYHNSEDVDDDDDDDFGSGSGGERTPPHIIVARRTSTEKMAFSVCVGKGRTLKGRDLYQVRNAILRMTGFLER; from the coding sequence ATGGAAGAGTTCCAGGAGACCGATATTTTGTGGCCCGACGGCGAGCACGACGACGACACGGTCTCGGAGAAGCAACCATCCACCCGAGAGCAACATCGACGGAAGCAGTCGGCTCCGGTCGTCATCCCCATGGCCGGAGTTGGTGCAAGTCGTTCGTGGGCGCCGCGGTGCAACTACCGCGATTCTTACCACAATAGCGAGGATGTAGatgacgacgacgacgacgatTTCGGCAGCGGCAGCGGCGGTGAGAGGACTCCACCTCACATCATTGTGGCCCGAAGAACGTCGACGGAGAAGATGGCGTTCTCGGTGTGCGTCGGCAAAGGCAGGACGCTCAAAGGACGGGATCTTTACCAAGTCAGGAACGCCATCCTTCGGATGACCGGATTCCTCGAGAGATAA